The window GTGAATGTCAAAAGGCTTGCCGACAAAATCACTGGCACCACCGCGAAAACAATTAGCCACCATGGCCTGGTCGTCGTAAGCGGACATGACAACCATTTGTGAATCCGGTGAAAATTTCTTCACCATCTGCATGGCTTCAATACCGTTGATTCCGGGCATTTTGTAATCCATCAGAATAACCGAAGGCTGTTTGGCATAAGAAACTTTAACAGCATCCTCACCGGTGGCTGCAAACAGCAGCTCATAATCTTCTTCAAACACAAGCTTGAGCGCTTCTTTTAATCCGTGATTGTCATCGACAATCAGCATTTGCTTCTTCATTTCCTTTCCTCCTTTTTTGGGTGTTTCAACGTGCTCTGGTACAAAAAACGCCTAGTCTTTTTTCTTCCACCTCCTTTTCCTCCGATTGAATCATCCCCGCACTCCCCCGGCATCCGGCATCCGCCGGACAAGTACGCCGGACAAGTGCGCCGGGCAAGTGCGCCGGGCAAGAGCACGGGGATTCCTTTAATCGTAATATTCCGGACAAATGCCTCTTGGTATATGACCCACAAGGCATAGATTTCTTGCATTTTTTTTACAATTTTTTTTGGGGGGGTTCTTAGAAGTGTCCTTGAAAGCAATTTTTTTAAATAATCTTGTTTTAAAAAAATCGTCTTCCCAGATACGGTACAAGAAGAACTGTTGAGAAACAATATGAAGTGGTTACAATGCGTCGTGGAAGGAAAAACACCATAGAAAGCTCTTCGACAGTCAAAACAACTGCCGCCAAACAATTCGGAATTGTATACCAACGTACTACAGCTTCCCAAAGCCCCCCCTTCACTATGAGAAACGTACTATCACGATTGGTTATGCAATCTTATTGACGGCGAATACCTAATTCATCCATTTTAATAATAAGCGTATTGCGATGGATTCCCATCACCTTGGCTGCTTTGGTTTGGTTCCAACGCAATTTTTCTAAAACACGCAAAATAAATTGCTTTTCAAACTGGTGCCGGGCTTTCTTAAGTGAAATCGCCTCACCTTCGCTATCCATTGTTTCTGTCAATGCCTGATTTGTCAAGATATTTGATGGCAAATCACTGGCTGCAATCGTATTACCATTGGAGAGCAACACAACCATCTCCAGCATATTCTCCAATTCTCTGACATTACCTGGCCAGTTATAATTCACCAAAAGACTCATGGCTTCCGCTTCAATTTTTTTTAACGGTTTATTGTGGCGTTCCAAACTAACCCTAACGAAATGCTCAACCAAAAGCGGAATATCCTCACGGCGTACTTTCAACGGCGGTATTTCAATTGGCACAACTTTCAAACGGTAGTACAAGTCTTCACGAAAACGGCGCTGTTTGATTAATTCTTTTAAATCCACATTGGTGGCAGCAATCACGCGAACATCAACCGGAATAACCTCATTGGAACCCACGCGGACAATTTCTTTTTCCTGAAGTACGCGCAGCAGCTTTGCTTGTACCGGCAGGGGCAATTCCCCAATATCATCAAGGAAAATAATACCATTACTGGCATATTCAAATTTCCCGATTTTACGCGACACTGCCGAGGTAAATGCGCCGCGTTCATGCCCGAAAAATTCACTTTCAACAAGTTCGCTGGGAATCGCGGCGCAATTCACTGCAACAAAGGGATTTGTTTTCCGGTTCCCTCTTTTCCACAACTCCCGGGCAACCAATTCCTTGCCCGTACCGCTTTCACCTTCAATTAAGACTGTGCTGTCGGCATCCGCCACTTTATCAATCAATGAAAAAACACTCTCCATGGCCGCGCTCTTGCCAATGATATCATACGCAGCCAGCCGTTTAATTTCAGTACTGAGAACCTCATTCATTTTAGTAAGTTTTCTTTTTTCCAATGCGCGATTGATAATGACAGTTAGTTCTGCAATATCAAAAGGTTTGGTAACATAATCATACGCGCCATATTTAATGGTTTTGACTGCTGCTTCCGCTGTGTTATTGGCGGTCACCATAATAACATCGAGTTGAGAATCATGCTGTTTAAGTTGACGCAGGGTTTCAATACCATCGGTGTCAGGCATATTCACATCCAGTAAAACCAAATCAATATCGGGAGATTTTTGAACACGCTCAATCGCTTCAACTCCGCTGGAAACAGGAATGGGATTATAATTATCCTGCAACATTAGGCTTAGTGCTTCTAAAACGGGGGGATCATCGTCAACAACCAGGACATTCGCTCTCATCCGGATCACTCCTAAATAATTTTCTTTTACTTTACTATATATTTTTTATTTGTCAATGATAAATATGAAGTATCCCCACATTTTTTTGTTCAATTTGCACATTTTATTGTAACTTAACTCTAAAAAAGTTGCACTTTTCGACTTTTGCTTTTTTCAATTATACTGTTTGGGGTATTTGGATATTAAAAAACAATTGCTTAGCACCAATTTGTTGTACGCAACACACACCAACAATACTATATCTGGCATACGTCAATACTGCTTGAATTCAGGCAGGGACACAGCATCCCACATGCGCCCAGTATGCGCCGGGCAGGCGGGACAAGTTGCTGTGCCCTTACTGTTATCTATTTAATAACTGCAATTCTGTGTATCTCCGCATCCCGGCCTTTCAGCTCGATGCGCACAATATAAATGCCTGCCGCAACCGAAACACAATCCCAGATCACCACTTGCCCCCGTCCGGCAGGTAGGGCCTGCTCCAAAGATGCAATACGCTCTCCGGAAAAATTATAAATATCGATCTTCACCTGCGCCGGATTATCCAGATGCATAAGAAACCGCACTTCATCCCTGGCAGGGTTGGGCCATGGTAAAACTAACTTTCCACGTAGGTCGACATCGCCAAGTCCAGGTGTGGGTGTGAGTGTAACAGTTGCTGTCAAAGTAGGTGTGCTCGTCTTTGTAATAAAAATAGTTTGGGTCGGTGTGGGCGTCGGTGTGCGTGTTCCTGTTGGTGTTACTGTCACAGTTGCTTCTGCCACAGAAAAGGAAATGGATGCAAATCGTGAGTTGCCTGCCCAATCACTTGCCATCACTTCCAAAAGATGCCCGCCCGAGGCAGTAATTGGCATCTCAGACACATAGGCAGCGCCATCCAAAGTCCATACGGTTTCCCTCAGATAATCATCTGAAATTGTAATACTTGGATTCAAAGGCGGCGCATAGACACCCTCCTCCACCGGCAGCACAACATCAATCACAGGCTGGGTATTATCTATAACCACATCCCCGGACTTGGCTACCTCCGAATTCCCCACATTGTCAAAACTACGATAATATGCTTGATTGAGTCCCTCTATTGTCAGGATTACCTTGTCCCCTGGAATATAACTAAACCATTCACCGCTGCCGGCACTATTAATTATCTGATACTCCGTATGGTTGACACCCGATCCCTGGTCTGTTGCAGAAAAAACATACATGGTTGCGAAGGTTGCAAACTGTTGATCATCCGGCCCGATAACAATTTCCGGTCCCTCGGTTTGAATGCGTGTTTCCGGCAAGCTGGTATCCACATAGAGGGGACCCATCTGCTTCCAGGCTTCCACATTTCCGGTGACATCAATGCTTCTATAGTACAAACCGGCTTCAGTGTCTGTCAAACCACTCAACGTAAATGGTTGATCGTAGGTGCTGAATATTTTCACCAAATAGGGTTCGCTTGGTTGCGGCACCTCAATCGCCCACTCGATTCTCTCAATATCAACCGCAGTGCCGCCCTGTTCATCTGCTGCCAACACGACTTTGGTTTCAGCATTCACATAAACAAGCGTATCCGGTTGATACTGTATCCCCTGTATCAGCGCCGAGGTTGTGGGTGTCAAATTATTAAATACAACTGCCTTTGTGTGAATGGCTTCCTGATTATCCAGATGATCGACTGCATAATACTGAACAGTATGTTCGCCCGGATCAGTTATATGCAGCGGTGCCGTATACAGTTGCCAGTTCCCGTCAATCGCCGCATGAATGTCCTTGACCCCGGTTGACGCCGGACCCGTGTCCTGTGCTGAAATCTGTATCGTATGGCCGTTTCCACAAATGATTTTATCGGCTGTTTCAACCGACTCACCCTGAACAGTGATCTGGCTTGCCGGAGCTGCCGTATCAATATTGAAATAAATCCCTGCAGTACTTTCTACACCTGCTTGGGTGCGAACCACCAAGGACGCAATATAAAAACCATCGTCAGGCGCATCCCATTCCCCCAAAACATCCCCGTTCACTGCGATATCATTTTGAATAATCTCTGTCGGCGGTATCCCGCCTGACAAACTCGCAACTATAATCACATATTCATCAAAATCATATCCGGCAGCGATTCCTTCAAAAATTACATGCCCGGTCATTTCGGCATTCATCACAGGTGATGAGAATACGGCAATCGGCTGACCATGGGTGACCGTGATGGTTCCCTGTTTTTCAATAGCCACACCTGCGCCCTGTGCGGAGAGAACAAAAGTATAGGTTCCCTCTCCCACAGGATTATTGCCATTGTCCGTCGCATCCCATGCCGCATTAAGCGTAACCGGATAGGTACTGCCCGGGTCTTGCGTTGGCGAAAGCGTTTTAACCACCGCATTGTTTTCATCATACATTGTCATGACAATGCTGCTGACACTGCCATGCAGGGTGTAATAAATGGTTGTGCTCTCCTGACCCGCGACATCGAGCAGTATCACCTCCGGATCGGCATGCACATCAAAGATCAAATTTGGTCCCAAATTGGCTATATCCACCTTGCGCATCACAATTTTCCTGTTCTGCGCTTTGTCCCAGACCTCAAGCTTGAGCCAGTACCCGCCCGGCATCAGGCTGGAGGTATCCCATTCACCTAAGGTATTGTTCTTCACTTGAAGTGCAGACGTTTTCAGCGTTGTCCAGGTCAGCGCATCTGCTGAAGTGCCAAAGGACAACGTATATCCCTCAAAATTCAGGTCAGCAGCCGATCCTGTGATATCCGTATCCCCATCCAAGGGCATATTCAAAACAGCGGTCAGATTGGCATACTGGTCCGGCCGGTCCAAATCAGAAACAAAGGTTTTGCCGTCAAGATTGACATACGCAATCAGCGACACATCCGGTGACCAGACTACCATGCGCCGGACATTGGTATCCACCAGCGTGCTGATGGTGTCGCTATTATCCAACACCTTGATCAAAAAAGGCCCGGATTGAAATGCCGTCAAATTGCCATCACTGCTCAACTCCGGATATAACCCTTGCATGATCGGTCCGGTAACCTGCTTGGTATCAATGTTCACTTTGTATACTTGACTGGTGTATGGATCATCGTCATTGCAATAATATATGTACTGTGAATCCGGCGACCAGCTCGGGAAATAACCTGGCTGGAATGATATAGTACTGCCGTCATCAACGGTTTTGTATGTTATTTTTCCGTCGGCGTCATTGATATACACAATCTTTGACCCATCCGGTGACCAGTTACCATAAAATCCATACGCAAATGGTGTCGTCAAATTTGTTGTACCGATATCATTGACAAAAATCCGCACACCCGAATCGTGTGTATCAAACAATATTTTTTTACCATCCGGAGAAATATCCGGCCTAAATATATTGCTAATCGCGCCTCCTGGAATATCCGTAATTTGCACCGGATTTCCGGTGCCATCAACATTTTTCATAAAGATATTGCTGATCCCGCTAATTTCATGAGCATACACAATTTTTTGATTGTCCGGCGTCCAGCATACTTTATAATTAGAATCCGTCGCTCCCAGTATCTGGGTTGTAGCAGTAATATTAATATTCTCCGGATAGCGGTTGGCATCCAATACCAGTTGAACATCTTTGGTGGTCTCATTGTTGCCGGCATCTGTGGCAATCAAGCGGCAGGTGACCATGCCGTCCTCTACTGCAAATCCATTATAGTCACTCCCATTCCATATTCTTGTCTGCGCGCTGGAATCAGTAGCCAGAGTCAAGTCATTGCGCGTGGCGGAAAGCTTATCAATCACAATGATCTTGTTCTCATGGTGATTGGTCTCGTCAATCTGCAAGGAAAAGGTAGTTTCTGTCTGAGGACTGCCGGTAGACGTTGCGGCCGGAGAAATAAACTGGGGTGAGAGGCTGAAACCATTGATCCGCGGCGGGATATTATCCACCAAAACTAAAATAGTCACCGGTGTTGTGGACACGCCCGCTTGGTTTTGGGCTGTCAAACGCAGGCTATACGAGATCGTCTCGCTCTGCTCAAGAGTAGATGTATCCCATTGGAACAACTCTCCACTAATTGCGT of the bacterium genome contains:
- a CDS encoding response regulator; the protein is MKKQMLIVDDNHGLKEALKLVFEEDYELLFAATGEDAVKVSYAKQPSVILMDYKMPGINGIEAMQMVKKFSPDSQMVVMSAYDDQAMVANCFRGGASDFVGKPFDIHEVQDVVKHAAGSAEKTIAMKNIQTKQSAVISQNEVNDLIDETLRMACI
- a CDS encoding sigma-54 dependent transcriptional regulator, producing the protein MRANVLVVDDDPPVLEALSLMLQDNYNPIPVSSGVEAIERVQKSPDIDLVLLDVNMPDTDGIETLRQLKQHDSQLDVIMVTANNTAEAAVKTIKYGAYDYVTKPFDIAELTVIINRALEKRKLTKMNEVLSTEIKRLAAYDIIGKSAAMESVFSLIDKVADADSTVLIEGESGTGKELVARELWKRGNRKTNPFVAVNCAAIPSELVESEFFGHERGAFTSAVSRKIGKFEYASNGIIFLDDIGELPLPVQAKLLRVLQEKEIVRVGSNEVIPVDVRVIAATNVDLKELIKQRRFREDLYYRLKVVPIEIPPLKVRREDIPLLVEHFVRVSLERHNKPLKKIEAEAMSLLVNYNWPGNVRELENMLEMVVLLSNGNTIAASDLPSNILTNQALTETMDSEGEAISLKKARHQFEKQFILRVLEKLRWNQTKAAKVMGIHRNTLIIKMDELGIRRQ